The Ailuropoda melanoleuca isolate Jingjing unplaced genomic scaffold, ASM200744v2 unplaced-scaffold7998, whole genome shotgun sequence genome includes the window gggggagattacgctaagtgaaataagtcaagcagagaaagacaataatcatatggtttcactcatttatggaacataagaaatagcagggagatcggtaggagaaggaaaggaagaatgaaggtgggggtaaacagaaagcggaatgaaccatgagagactatggactctgggaaacaaactgaggacttcagaggggaggggggtgggggactgggataggccggtgatgggtattaaggagggcacatattgcatggtgcactgggtgttatacgcaaataatgaatcatggaacattgcatcaagaactggggatgtactgtatggtgactaatataacaaaataaaaattattttaaaaaaaggaaaaaataaattgtaactGGAGctttccataaataaataaataaataaataaataaataaagtgtacgATGTTAGGAATGAGTCATTGAAAACTCACCAGGAAACTCTACATGGTTCTATACCGTAGAAGCCCAGAAGGCCCACGGTAAGTTCTAACTGCTCTGTTATGCAATTATTTGGGTGTAATCCCCTCaacatctcattttcttctgaagaCAATGTGGAATCATAAACATAACATCAAGGGATGTTGCAAGGAATGATGAAATGTGTAGAAATATCTTGTTGGATCCAAAGAATTCTCAAGACTAAAGGTTGGGTGTgtgtaaatgtatgtatatttttgtacatatttatttcaagaaaacacaCTCTCACATACATGGATGTAAATGCACAAGGCTTGTAACCCTCATTAAAATTCATTATAACCTATCGTGTTGAAAGAAAGCTTTAGAGAAACTCGGagggtaaagaaatgaaaagaatgagcaCTTGCTTTCACGTGGAATGCTAGGAATGTAGAAATTTAGACAAAAAAATTTAGAGAACAGCTGGCCTTAATTTTCACAAGTGCACCTTGAAAAATGTCCCTTTTATGGCTTCCCCCTGAAAAATACACGTAGAGCCCCCATTATGTCTTTGTTCCTCAGACTGTAGAtaaaggggttcagcatgggtgtgaccaccgtgtacatcactgAGGCCACTGCACTTGAGTGGGAActctgggtagcagcagagctaaggtacactaCTAGGcctgtacaataaaataaggagacaatgGAGAGGTGAGAtacacaggtggaaaatgctttgtacTTCCCTTCAGCTGATGAGATCCCACGTATGGTGGAAACTATCTTAAAATAAGAGTAAAGGATCCAAGCCAGGGGAGAACCAACAAGCAGCACAGTTGCAAAATACATCACCACGTCATTAAGAAAGGTGTCAGAACAGGCAAGTTGTATTCACAGAAAAAATGGGGGATGTGGAACAGTGTACAGAAGGACAGCCGCAACACCATTAAGTTTTCTAACAAGGAATGCAGGGCACTCAGGATCCAGGACATGAGAACCAGCAGTCTACAGAACTGGGAGTTCATGATGaccgtgtagtgcagggggtgacagatggctaCAAAGCGGTCATAAGCCATCACAGTCAGGAGGAAGTTGTCCAAACCTATAAAAAGTGTGAAAAAGTATATCTGCATGATGCAGCTGTTGTAAGTTATgacttttctctgtgtctggATGTTCACCAGCatcttggggatggtggtggatgtgaaacagatgtctacaaaggacaggttggccaggaagaagtacatgggggtgtggagctgggagtcagagctgacggccaggatgatgAGCAGATTCCCAAATATGGTGACCAGGTACATGGACAGGAACAGCCCAAAGAGGAAGGGCTGCAATTCTGGTTCCTCAgtaaatcccagaagaagaaattctgaaatttgtgTATCATTCTCTAGTTCCATGTCATCGATGTGACTaccaaaataagagagaaagtgcatgacACAATTACGCACTACTAACCTGGCAGATATATTATCGCTTATAT containing:
- the LOC100479293 gene encoding LOW QUALITY PROTEIN: olfactory receptor-like protein OLF4 (The sequence of the model RefSeq protein was modified relative to this genomic sequence to represent the inferred CDS: inserted 1 base in 1 codon), with amino-acid sequence MELENDTQISEFLLLGFTEEPELQPFLFGLFLSMYLVTIFGNLLIILAVSSDSQLHTPMYFFLANLSFVDICFTSTTIPKMLVNIQTQRKVITYNSCIMQIYFFTLFIGLDNFLLTVMAYDRFVAICHPLHYTVIMNSQFCRLLVLMSWILSALHSLLENLMVLRLSFCTLFHIPHFFCEXQLACSDTFLNDVVMYFATVLLVGSPLAWILYSYFKIVSTIRGISSAEGKYKAFSTCVSHLSIVSLFYCTGLVVYLSSAATQSSHSSAVASVMYTVVTPMLNPFIYSLRNKDIMGALRVFFRGKP